A genomic stretch from Streptosporangium album includes:
- a CDS encoding TOBE domain-containing protein gives MTTFRISEAAALLGVSPDTVRRWVDVGRLPARRDEHGHRMVAGADLAAFARSQIEAENGSGHSSARNRFRGIVTEVIKDAVMAQVEIAAGPYRVVSLMSRQAADELGLEVGVVAVAVIKSTNVVVEIPDHARTVSQ, from the coding sequence GTGACGACGTTTCGGATCAGCGAGGCCGCCGCGCTGCTCGGGGTCAGCCCCGACACCGTCCGCCGATGGGTCGACGTCGGCCGACTTCCGGCTCGCCGGGATGAACACGGCCACCGGATGGTGGCCGGTGCGGATCTGGCCGCGTTCGCGCGCTCCCAGATCGAGGCCGAGAACGGCTCGGGGCATTCTTCGGCGCGTAACCGCTTCCGCGGGATCGTGACCGAAGTGATCAAGGATGCGGTGATGGCCCAGGTGGAGATCGCCGCAGGGCCGTACCGGGTGGTGTCGCTGATGAGCCGTCAGGCAGCCGATGAGCTGGGCCTGGAGGTGGGGGTGGTGGCGGTCGCCGTGATCAAGTCCACCAACGTCGTCGTGGAGATCCCCGACCACGCTCGCACGGTGAGTCAGTAA
- the modA gene encoding molybdate ABC transporter substrate-binding protein, with amino-acid sequence MFRRLSRWAVTVPLALTLAVGLSGCGSGDSAAPAAAASPGGGDTTLTVFAAASLTGTFTELGKAFEATHPGTSVKFNFGSSATLAQQIVQGAPADVFAAASPATMKTVADASLASGPVTFVRNKLQIAVPADNPAKVDGLRDLADPKVKVALCAEQVPCGAAAVKALDAAGLKVTPVTLEQDVKATLTKVELGEVDAALVYKTDVLAAAGKVKGIDFPEADKAINDYPIAALSGAPAPEPAKQFVDLVLSPQGRDVLTKAGFEAP; translated from the coding sequence TTGTTCAGGCGTCTTTCCCGGTGGGCCGTCACGGTCCCGCTCGCCCTCACGCTGGCCGTCGGCCTGTCCGGTTGCGGATCCGGCGACTCGGCCGCCCCCGCGGCCGCCGCTTCTCCGGGCGGTGGGGACACGACGTTGACGGTGTTCGCCGCCGCGTCGTTGACCGGCACGTTCACCGAGCTCGGCAAGGCCTTCGAGGCAACCCACCCGGGCACATCGGTGAAGTTCAACTTCGGTTCCAGTGCCACGCTGGCCCAGCAGATCGTCCAGGGCGCCCCGGCGGACGTGTTCGCCGCCGCCAGCCCCGCCACCATGAAGACCGTCGCCGACGCCTCGCTGGCCTCCGGCCCGGTCACGTTCGTCCGTAACAAGCTGCAGATCGCCGTCCCGGCCGACAACCCGGCGAAGGTGGACGGGCTGAGGGATCTGGCCGATCCGAAGGTCAAGGTCGCCCTGTGCGCCGAGCAGGTGCCGTGCGGAGCTGCGGCGGTCAAGGCACTGGACGCGGCCGGGCTGAAGGTCACCCCGGTCACCTTGGAGCAGGATGTCAAGGCCACGCTGACCAAGGTCGAGCTCGGTGAGGTCGACGCGGCCCTGGTCTACAAGACCGACGTGCTGGCCGCCGCGGGCAAGGTGAAGGGGATCGACTTCCCCGAGGCCGACAAGGCGATCAACGACTATCCGATCGCGGCCCTGTCCGGAGCGCCCGCGCCGGAGCCGGCCAAGCAGTTCGTCGACCTGGTCCTCTCCCCTCAGGGCAGGGACGTGCTGACCAAGGCCGGCTTCGAGGCTCCCTGA
- the modB gene encoding molybdate ABC transporter permease subunit, translating into MTPSSASTGRGRAQRGPGSAGRVAGRIPWVLVLPALLGMAFLVLPLAGLLIRAPWPTLLERLSEPQVLEALRLSLVTATLATLVCLLLGVPLAWLLARAAFPGRRLVRALITVPLVLPPVVGGVALLLVLGRRGLIGQWLDATFGVTLPFTTAGVVIAEAFVAMPFLVISVEGALRAADLRFEEAAATLGASRWIIFRRVTLPLVAPGIMAGAVLCWARALGEFGATITFAGNFPGQTQTMPLAVYLALETEPEAAIVLSLVLLAVSVIILASLRDRWTKSP; encoded by the coding sequence ATGACACCGTCTTCGGCATCGACCGGCCGGGGCCGCGCCCAGCGCGGCCCCGGCTCGGCGGGCAGGGTCGCGGGCCGCATCCCCTGGGTCCTGGTCCTGCCCGCCCTGCTCGGCATGGCCTTCCTGGTGCTGCCACTGGCCGGGCTGCTGATCCGCGCCCCGTGGCCCACCTTGCTCGAAAGGCTGAGCGAGCCGCAGGTGCTGGAAGCGCTACGGCTGTCGCTGGTGACCGCGACCCTGGCCACGCTGGTCTGCCTGCTCCTCGGCGTGCCGCTGGCCTGGCTGCTGGCCCGCGCCGCCTTCCCCGGCCGGCGCCTGGTGCGCGCCCTGATCACCGTCCCTCTGGTACTGCCTCCGGTGGTGGGCGGCGTCGCGCTCCTGCTCGTGCTGGGACGGCGTGGCCTGATCGGTCAGTGGCTGGATGCCACCTTCGGCGTCACGTTGCCGTTCACCACCGCCGGGGTCGTGATCGCCGAGGCCTTCGTCGCCATGCCGTTCCTGGTCATCAGCGTGGAGGGCGCGCTGCGCGCGGCCGACCTGCGCTTCGAGGAGGCCGCCGCCACTCTGGGGGCCTCCCGCTGGATCATCTTCCGCCGCGTCACCCTGCCCCTGGTCGCCCCGGGCATCATGGCCGGAGCCGTGCTGTGCTGGGCCCGCGCACTGGGCGAGTTCGGCGCCACCATCACCTTCGCCGGCAATTTCCCCGGCCAGACCCAGACCATGCCGCTGGCGGTCTACCTCGCGCTGGAGACCGAACCCGAGGCGGCCATCGTGCTCAGCCTCGTGTTGCTGGCCGTCTCCGTCATCATCCTGGCCAGCCTGCGCGACAGATGGACGAAGAGCCCATGA
- a CDS encoding ABC transporter ATP-binding protein yields the protein MDEEPMTLHAHLVVTRPGFRLDVDLEVPAGQVVALLGPNGAGKTTALRALAGLTALSGGHITLDGDPLHALATERRPIGMVFQEYLLFPHLSAMENVAFGPRCHGASRPDARRTATAWLQRVGLADHMASRPRQLSGGQAQRVALARALAVEPRLLLLDEPLAALDAHTRLEIRSQLRRHLADFDGATVLVTHDPLDAMVLADRLVVIEDGAVVQQGTPAEVARRPRTDYVARLVGLNLYRGIATGRRVAVGDVVFSVADHLDGPAFVAFSPAAVALYRTRPDGTPRNLWRARIEGIERHGDNVRIHLNGPITASADVTPAAVADLDLTSGQQVWAAVKATETHAYPA from the coding sequence ATGGACGAAGAGCCCATGACCCTGCACGCCCACCTCGTCGTCACCCGGCCCGGTTTCCGCCTGGACGTCGACCTCGAAGTCCCCGCGGGACAGGTCGTCGCGCTGCTCGGCCCCAACGGCGCGGGCAAGACCACCGCGCTGCGCGCCCTGGCCGGCCTCACCGCCCTGTCGGGCGGCCACATCACCCTGGACGGCGACCCGCTGCACGCACTCGCCACCGAGCGCCGCCCGATCGGCATGGTCTTCCAGGAATACCTGCTGTTTCCGCATCTGTCGGCCATGGAGAACGTCGCCTTCGGACCCCGCTGCCACGGTGCGTCCAGGCCCGACGCGCGCCGTACGGCCACCGCGTGGCTGCAACGCGTCGGCCTGGCCGACCACATGGCCTCCAGGCCCCGGCAGCTGTCGGGTGGCCAGGCCCAGCGTGTCGCCCTGGCCCGGGCGCTGGCCGTGGAGCCACGGCTGCTGCTGCTGGACGAGCCCCTGGCCGCCCTGGACGCCCATACCCGCTTGGAGATCCGTTCCCAGCTCCGCCGCCACCTCGCCGACTTCGACGGCGCCACCGTCCTGGTCACCCACGACCCGCTGGACGCCATGGTGCTCGCCGACCGGCTGGTGGTCATCGAGGACGGCGCCGTCGTCCAGCAGGGCACCCCGGCCGAAGTGGCCCGCCGCCCGCGTACCGACTACGTCGCCCGCCTGGTCGGCCTCAACCTCTACCGCGGCATCGCCACCGGCCGGCGGGTGGCCGTCGGCGACGTGGTCTTCAGCGTCGCCGACCATCTCGACGGCCCCGCGTTCGTCGCCTTCTCACCCGCCGCGGTCGCCCTGTATCGCACCCGCCCGGACGGCACCCCGCGCAACCTGTGGCGGGCCAGGATCGAGGGCATCGAACGGCATGGCGACAACGTCCGCATCCATCTGAACGGGCCGATCACCGCCTCGGCCGATGTCACCCCCGCGGCCGTGGCCGACCTCGACCTGACCTCCGGCCAGCAGGTCTGGGCGGCGGTCAAGGCCACCGAGACCCACGCCTACCCCGCGTGA
- a CDS encoding DUF305 domain-containing protein encodes MFINRPATRRLALTVTTGAGALALLTACGNTNDMATGLINGTSAPAASPSQRSSAPFNNTDVMFAQMMIEHHKQAVDMANLAETRAKNPEVKDLAARIKAAQEPEIATMTGWLSEWGKPAAPSGGEEHSMPGMMTGEDMKKLQAAEGTEFDRMFLEMMTAHHRGAIKMAKMEQARGVNPQTKELVKTIETTQQTEIEEMQKLLDQL; translated from the coding sequence ATGTTCATCAACCGACCAGCCACCCGCAGGCTCGCACTGACCGTCACGACGGGAGCCGGCGCGCTCGCGTTGCTCACCGCCTGCGGAAACACCAACGACATGGCGACCGGTCTCATCAACGGGACCAGTGCTCCAGCGGCTTCCCCGAGCCAGCGGTCGAGCGCGCCCTTCAACAACACGGATGTCATGTTCGCGCAGATGATGATCGAGCATCACAAGCAGGCAGTGGACATGGCCAATCTGGCCGAGACCCGTGCCAAGAACCCGGAGGTCAAGGATCTGGCGGCCAGGATAAAGGCCGCTCAGGAGCCGGAGATCGCCACCATGACAGGCTGGTTGTCGGAGTGGGGCAAGCCTGCGGCCCCCTCTGGAGGAGAGGAGCACAGCATGCCCGGGATGATGACCGGTGAGGACATGAAGAAACTCCAGGCAGCCGAGGGCACGGAGTTCGACCGCATGTTCCTGGAGATGATGACCGCCCACCACAGAGGCGCGATCAAGATGGCGAAGATGGAACAGGCGCGGGGGGTCAACCCTCAGACCAAGGAACTCGTCAAGACCATCGAGACCACTCAGCAGACGGAGATCGAGGAAATGCAGAAGCTGCTCGACCAACTATGA
- a CDS encoding heavy-metal-associated domain-containing protein, protein MCTACACGTADTTSAQVETSGGTAYQVSGMTCGHCVSSVSTEVGKVSGVTGVQVDLASGAVTVSGAGFSDEEIRAAVEQAGYTLVDASSVSVS, encoded by the coding sequence ATGTGCACGGCATGTGCGTGCGGCACCGCGGACACCACCTCCGCGCAGGTTGAGACCAGCGGCGGGACCGCATACCAGGTCAGCGGGATGACCTGCGGCCACTGCGTCTCCTCGGTCTCCACCGAGGTCGGCAAGGTCAGCGGCGTCACCGGCGTCCAGGTCGACCTGGCCAGTGGCGCGGTCACCGTCAGCGGAGCCGGCTTCTCCGACGAGGAGATCCGTGCGGCGGTGGAGCAGGCAGGCTACACACTGGTCGACGCCTCGTCGGTCAGCGTCTCCTAG
- a CDS encoding MFS transporter produces the protein MNAVNPRRWQALIVLAAAQFMVIMDTSIIGVALPDMQRDLGFSQGDLQWVFNAYVIAFGGLLLLGGRLSDLFGARKVFVTGWIILIAGSVVAAAAGNAWVEILGRGVQGVGGALIAPASMTLLMMLFSHNPRELGKAMALYGAAAPAGGTAGVFLGGVITQYLSWPWVFIVYIPIGLATLAAVPALLPAVQGRRGSVDVLGAVSVTAGIALAVYAIVQAPEQGWGSATTLLELAGAVALLALFLVIQRTVREPLMPLGIWHTPGLATANLAMALLGAAWIPMWYFLNLYLQQVLGYGAFPSGAALLPMTIAIMIFMIGVTARLLGRFGAKPLIVIGLVVLAAGVAGLSLVRPDGAFATDVLPASLIAAVGMSLAYIPAMMTAMSGVRPEESGLASGIVNTTYQVGSALGLAVMTAIATSQGAAELGNLPRLTDGFQGAFIGAGAVAALGAVLTLLLMRGPKKVVTDTGTPQEAARA, from the coding sequence ATGAACGCCGTCAATCCACGCAGGTGGCAGGCACTCATCGTGCTCGCCGCCGCACAGTTCATGGTCATCATGGACACCTCCATCATCGGCGTCGCCCTGCCGGACATGCAGCGCGACCTCGGCTTCTCCCAAGGCGACCTGCAGTGGGTCTTCAACGCCTACGTCATCGCCTTCGGCGGCCTGCTGCTGCTCGGCGGCCGGCTGTCGGACCTGTTCGGCGCCCGCAAGGTCTTCGTCACCGGCTGGATCATCCTGATCGCCGGTTCCGTCGTCGCCGCCGCGGCGGGCAACGCCTGGGTCGAGATCCTCGGCCGCGGCGTCCAGGGCGTCGGCGGCGCGCTCATCGCTCCCGCCTCGATGACCCTGCTCATGATGCTCTTCAGCCACAACCCGCGCGAACTGGGCAAGGCCATGGCCCTGTACGGCGCCGCCGCACCCGCCGGCGGCACCGCCGGAGTGTTCCTCGGCGGTGTCATCACGCAGTACCTGAGCTGGCCGTGGGTCTTCATCGTCTACATCCCGATCGGCCTGGCCACCCTGGCCGCGGTCCCGGCTCTCCTGCCCGCCGTTCAGGGCAGGCGCGGCTCGGTCGACGTACTCGGCGCGGTCTCGGTCACCGCCGGCATCGCCCTGGCGGTCTATGCCATCGTCCAGGCCCCCGAGCAGGGCTGGGGTTCGGCCACGACGCTGCTGGAGTTGGCCGGAGCGGTTGCGTTGCTGGCGCTATTCCTGGTGATCCAGCGCACCGTCCGCGAACCCCTCATGCCGCTGGGTATCTGGCACACTCCCGGCCTGGCCACTGCCAACCTGGCGATGGCGCTGCTGGGGGCGGCCTGGATCCCGATGTGGTACTTCCTCAACCTCTATCTGCAGCAGGTCCTGGGCTACGGCGCCTTCCCCAGCGGGGCGGCGCTGCTGCCGATGACCATCGCCATCATGATCTTCATGATCGGCGTCACCGCCCGGCTGCTCGGCCGTTTCGGCGCCAAGCCGCTCATCGTCATCGGCCTGGTGGTCCTGGCGGCCGGGGTGGCGGGGCTGTCCTTGGTCCGGCCGGACGGGGCATTCGCCACCGACGTGCTGCCCGCGTCACTGATCGCGGCGGTCGGCATGTCGCTGGCCTACATCCCGGCGATGATGACGGCCATGTCCGGAGTGCGGCCCGAGGAGAGCGGTCTGGCCTCGGGCATCGTCAACACCACCTACCAGGTCGGCTCGGCCCTCGGCCTGGCCGTGATGACCGCGATCGCCACCTCCCAGGGTGCCGCCGAGCTGGGCAACCTGCCCCGCCTCACCGACGGCTTCCAGGGAGCCTTCATCGGCGCCGGTGCGGTGGCGGCCCTGGGCGCCGTGCTCACTTTGCTGCTGATGCGCGGGCCGAAAAAGGTGGTCACCGACACCGGCACGCCGCAGGAAGCGGCGCGCGCGTAA
- a CDS encoding metal-sensitive transcriptional regulator: protein MAGYTETKQDHLRRLRRIEGQARGLQRMVEEDKYCIDILTQVSAANRALQSFALTLLEEHLAHCVADATAKGGPEAEAKVKEASDAIARLVRS from the coding sequence ATGGCCGGATATACCGAAACCAAGCAGGACCACCTCCGGCGGCTACGCCGGATCGAGGGTCAGGCGCGCGGGCTGCAGCGCATGGTCGAAGAGGACAAGTACTGCATCGACATCCTCACCCAGGTCTCGGCGGCCAACCGGGCTCTGCAGTCCTTCGCCCTCACCCTCCTGGAAGAGCACCTGGCGCACTGTGTCGCCGACGCCACCGCCAAAGGCGGCCCCGAGGCCGAGGCCAAGGTCAAGGAAGCCTCCGACGCCATCGCCCGCCTCGTCCGTTCCTGA
- a CDS encoding heavy-metal-associated domain-containing protein, with amino-acid sequence MATSTYTVKGMTCGHCVSSVTEEVSEVSGVTGVEADLATGLVTVDSDGPVDAAAIAAAVVEAGYEVVAQS; translated from the coding sequence ATGGCCACCAGCACATACACCGTCAAGGGCATGACCTGTGGCCACTGCGTCAGCTCGGTCACCGAAGAGGTCAGCGAGGTTTCCGGCGTCACCGGCGTCGAGGCGGACCTGGCCACCGGACTGGTCACCGTTGACAGCGACGGCCCCGTCGACGCCGCCGCGATCGCAGCCGCGGTCGTAGAAGCCGGCTACGAAGTGGTGGCCCAGTCATGA
- a CDS encoding heavy metal translocating P-type ATPase — protein sequence MSSLTDDRPQGAVELSIGGMTCASCANRIERKLNKLDGVTATVNYATEKAKVTFAEGIDPHDLIAEVEKTGYTAALPPEPKSSTTQDDSPGEPADELAPLRNRLITAVVLAVPVIAMAMIPPLQFTYWQWLSLTLAAPVVIYAGWPFHRATWTNLRHGAATMDTLISLGTIAALGWSLWALFLGSAGTPGMTHPFTFTIERTDGSGNIYLEAAAGVTAFILAGRYFEARSKRRAGAALRALLELGAKDVAVLRGGKEIRIPSDRLAAGDRFVVRPGEKIATDGVIEEGTSAVDASMLTGESVPVEVRPGDAVTGATVNAGGRLVVRATRVGADTQLAQMARLVEDAQTGKAQVQRLADRISGIFVPIVIALAVGTLGFWLGTGGGAGAAFTAAVAVLIIACPCALGLATPTALLVGTGRGAQLGILIKGPEVLESTRRIDTVVLDKTGTVTEGKMTLVETHVADGEDTDEVLRLAGALEHASEHPIAQAIARGAAERVGEPPTPEDFANVEGLGVQGVVDGHAVLVGRPRLLADWSQHLPADLERALTEAQAAGRTAVAVGWDGKARAVLVVADVVKPTSAEAIAQLRALGLTPVLLTGDNEAVARSVAAELGIDEVIAEVLPADKVDVVKRLQAEGRSVAMVGDGVNDAAALAQADLGLAMGTGTDAAIEASDLTLVRGDLRVAADAIRLSRRTLATIKGNLFWAFAYNVAALPLAALGLLNPMIAGAAMAFSSVFVVTNSLRLRGFK from the coding sequence ATGTCCTCCCTCACCGACGACAGACCCCAAGGCGCTGTCGAACTCTCGATCGGCGGCATGACCTGCGCGTCCTGCGCCAACCGGATCGAACGCAAACTCAACAAGCTCGACGGTGTCACCGCGACCGTGAACTACGCCACCGAGAAGGCCAAGGTCACCTTCGCCGAGGGCATCGACCCGCACGACCTCATCGCCGAGGTGGAGAAGACCGGCTACACCGCCGCGCTCCCCCCGGAGCCGAAGAGCAGCACGACACAGGACGATTCCCCGGGCGAACCGGCCGACGAACTGGCTCCGCTGCGCAACCGGTTGATCACCGCCGTGGTGCTCGCCGTACCGGTGATCGCGATGGCGATGATCCCGCCCCTGCAGTTCACCTACTGGCAGTGGCTGTCGCTCACCCTCGCCGCCCCCGTCGTGATCTACGCGGGCTGGCCGTTCCACAGGGCGACCTGGACCAACCTGCGCCACGGCGCCGCCACCATGGACACCCTGATCTCGCTCGGCACGATCGCCGCGCTGGGCTGGTCGCTGTGGGCGCTGTTCCTCGGCAGCGCGGGCACTCCCGGCATGACCCACCCGTTCACGTTCACCATCGAGCGCACCGACGGCTCGGGCAACATCTACCTGGAGGCCGCCGCCGGGGTCACGGCGTTCATCCTGGCAGGACGCTACTTCGAGGCCCGCTCCAAGCGCCGCGCCGGCGCCGCACTGCGCGCCCTGCTGGAACTCGGCGCCAAAGACGTCGCCGTACTGCGCGGCGGCAAGGAGATCCGCATCCCCAGTGATCGACTCGCGGCCGGGGACCGGTTCGTGGTCCGGCCGGGCGAGAAGATCGCCACCGACGGCGTGATCGAGGAAGGGACCTCCGCGGTCGACGCCTCCATGCTCACCGGCGAGTCCGTCCCGGTCGAGGTGCGACCCGGCGACGCGGTGACCGGCGCGACCGTGAACGCCGGAGGCCGCCTGGTCGTCCGCGCCACCCGCGTCGGCGCCGACACCCAGCTCGCCCAGATGGCCAGGCTGGTCGAAGACGCCCAGACCGGCAAGGCGCAGGTGCAGCGCCTCGCCGACCGCATCTCCGGGATCTTCGTCCCCATCGTCATCGCGCTGGCCGTCGGCACGCTCGGCTTCTGGCTCGGCACCGGCGGCGGCGCCGGCGCGGCCTTCACCGCGGCGGTGGCCGTGCTGATCATCGCCTGCCCCTGCGCCCTGGGCCTGGCCACACCGACCGCGCTGCTGGTGGGCACCGGCCGAGGCGCCCAGCTCGGCATCCTGATCAAGGGCCCCGAGGTGCTGGAGTCCACCCGCAGGATCGACACCGTGGTGCTCGACAAGACCGGCACCGTCACCGAGGGCAAGATGACGCTGGTCGAGACGCACGTGGCCGACGGCGAGGACACCGACGAGGTTCTCCGCCTGGCCGGTGCGCTGGAACACGCCTCCGAGCACCCCATCGCCCAGGCGATCGCCCGGGGCGCGGCCGAGCGGGTCGGCGAACCGCCCACGCCGGAGGACTTCGCCAACGTCGAAGGACTCGGCGTCCAGGGCGTCGTCGACGGGCACGCCGTGCTGGTGGGCCGCCCCCGGCTGCTGGCCGACTGGTCGCAGCACCTGCCCGCCGATCTCGAGCGGGCGCTCACCGAGGCTCAGGCGGCCGGCCGTACGGCTGTCGCGGTCGGCTGGGACGGCAAAGCGCGCGCGGTCCTGGTCGTGGCGGATGTGGTCAAGCCCACCTCCGCCGAGGCCATCGCTCAGCTACGTGCGCTGGGCTTGACCCCGGTGCTGCTCACCGGCGACAACGAGGCCGTCGCCCGGTCGGTCGCCGCCGAGCTGGGGATCGACGAGGTCATCGCCGAGGTACTGCCCGCGGACAAGGTCGACGTCGTCAAGCGCCTGCAGGCCGAGGGCAGGTCGGTGGCCATGGTCGGCGACGGCGTCAACGACGCCGCCGCGCTCGCCCAGGCCGATCTGGGCCTGGCCATGGGCACCGGCACCGACGCGGCCATCGAGGCCTCCGACCTCACCCTGGTCCGCGGCGACCTGCGGGTGGCCGCCGACGCCATCCGCCTGTCCCGCCGCACCCTGGCCACCATCAAGGGCAACCTGTTCTGGGCCTTCGCCTACAACGTGGCCGCTCTGCCACTGGCCGCGCTCGGCCTGCTCAACCCGATGATCGCCGGAGCCGCCATGGCGTTCTCCTCGGTCTTCGTGGTCACCAACAGCCTGCGCCTGCGCGGCTTCAAGTAA
- a CDS encoding MerR family transcriptional regulator, producing the protein MTIGEIAERFGLATHVLRHWESMGLLTPARVEGDRRRYGHDDLYRIAVILRAKEAGFALDDIREMIATEDPAARHDILLRRHAELTRRIAEAQASLELIECALDCDHEDFTGCPHFQTMAAERIGFDSPAGVRV; encoded by the coding sequence ATGACCATCGGTGAGATCGCGGAACGCTTCGGCCTGGCGACGCATGTGCTGCGGCACTGGGAGTCCATGGGACTGCTGACACCGGCCAGGGTGGAGGGCGACCGCCGCCGTTACGGTCACGATGATCTTTATCGTATCGCGGTGATCCTGCGTGCAAAGGAGGCCGGGTTCGCCCTCGACGACATCCGGGAGATGATCGCCACCGAGGACCCGGCCGCACGGCACGACATCCTGCTGCGCCGGCACGCGGAGTTGACACGGCGTATCGCCGAGGCGCAGGCCTCCCTCGAACTGATCGAATGCGCCCTGGACTGCGACCACGAGGACTTCACCGGTTGCCCCCATTTCCAGACCATGGCGGCTGAGCGGATCGGATTCGACTCACCTGCGGGTGTCCGGGTGTGA
- a CDS encoding DUF6262 family protein → MSGRFGAPHRRLDDAGDTITVAAVVRASGASRAFLYRVPELIEEIQRLRNLQQRSGQRHPARQRMTDPSKEARIRQLTVTNGELRAELQRLRAQNALLLGRLREHAATRRVDHDHPPEQVS, encoded by the coding sequence ATGTCCGGAAGGTTCGGGGCACCTCACCGGCGTCTCGATGACGCCGGGGACACCATCACGGTCGCCGCGGTCGTCCGCGCCTCCGGCGCCTCACGCGCCTTCCTCTACCGGGTTCCCGAACTGATCGAGGAGATCCAGCGGCTACGAAACCTACAACAGCGCTCCGGCCAGCGGCATCCCGCCCGCCAGCGCATGACGGATCCCTCCAAGGAAGCCCGCATTCGCCAGCTCACCGTCACCAACGGCGAGCTCAGGGCCGAACTCCAACGTCTTCGGGCGCAAAATGCGCTACTTCTGGGCCGACTTCGAGAACACGCGGCCACCCGGCGCGTCGACCACGATCACCCGCCGGAGCAGGTGAGCTGA
- a CDS encoding class I SAM-dependent DNA methyltransferase — protein sequence MTEHPSYLTATANAYDAVAALYADLFQGALNDQPLDRAALDVFAEVVRTAGGGPVAELGCGPGYVTAYLRKLGLDIFGLDLSPVMIDLAREAYPDLRFEVGSMDALDLADGGLRGIVSWYSVIHTPPQDLPTYFREFRRVLAPGGHLLLGFFESEGEPVTPFDHKVTLAYRWPIDELAALARAADFVEVGRVLREPHAGERFRQGRLLMRRQ from the coding sequence ATGACCGAACACCCCTCCTATCTCACTGCCACAGCGAATGCCTACGACGCCGTCGCCGCTCTTTACGCTGACCTCTTCCAAGGCGCGCTCAATGACCAGCCGCTGGATCGCGCGGCGCTGGACGTGTTCGCCGAGGTCGTACGGACTGCCGGTGGCGGGCCGGTCGCCGAGCTCGGATGCGGCCCTGGATATGTGACGGCGTACCTGCGGAAGCTGGGACTGGACATTTTCGGCCTTGACCTGTCGCCGGTGATGATCGATCTTGCCCGTGAGGCGTATCCGGACCTGCGCTTCGAGGTCGGTTCGATGGACGCCCTGGACCTGGCCGATGGAGGGCTGCGGGGGATCGTGTCCTGGTACTCCGTCATCCATACGCCCCCGCAGGATCTGCCGACGTACTTCAGGGAGTTCCGCCGCGTTCTGGCCCCGGGCGGTCATCTCCTGCTCGGCTTCTTCGAGTCCGAAGGAGAGCCGGTGACACCCTTCGACCACAAGGTGACGCTGGCGTATCGGTGGCCGATCGACGAACTGGCCGCGCTGGCACGCGCCGCTGACTTCGTCGAAGTGGGCCGGGTGCTGCGCGAGCCTCACGCGGGGGAGCGGTTCCGCCAGGGCCGCCTGCTGATGCGCCGGCAGTAA
- a CDS encoding DUF305 domain-containing protein, giving the protein MSTNRSAIHRLALITTAGAGALALLTACGGGNDSMAGHTGMTSGAPSATASQQPAASFNDVDVTFAQTMIPHHEQAVEMAKLAKTHAGDTEVKELAAKIKSAQEPEITTLTGWLSAWKASPPEGGHGGHVMPGMMTETDMVKLQAAKGTKFDRMFSEFMIGHHEGAIMMAKTEQEQGANPEAKKLAKTIETAQQAEIAQMQKLLDRL; this is encoded by the coding sequence ATGTCCACCAACCGATCCGCTATCCACAGGCTCGCTCTGATCACCACGGCAGGAGCCGGAGCCCTCGCGCTGCTTACCGCCTGCGGAGGCGGCAACGACTCGATGGCCGGGCACACCGGCATGACCAGCGGCGCTCCCTCCGCCACCGCGAGTCAGCAGCCGGCAGCTTCTTTCAACGACGTCGACGTCACCTTCGCACAGACGATGATCCCGCACCACGAACAGGCCGTGGAGATGGCCAAGCTCGCCAAGACGCATGCCGGCGATACCGAGGTCAAGGAGCTCGCAGCTAAGATCAAGTCCGCTCAGGAGCCGGAGATCACCACTCTGACCGGCTGGTTGTCGGCCTGGAAGGCCTCACCTCCAGAAGGAGGTCATGGCGGCCATGTCATGCCGGGGATGATGACCGAGACGGACATGGTCAAGCTCCAGGCGGCGAAGGGAACGAAGTTCGACCGGATGTTCTCCGAATTCATGATCGGACATCACGAGGGGGCGATCATGATGGCCAAGACCGAGCAGGAGCAGGGGGCCAACCCCGAAGCCAAGAAGCTCGCCAAGACCATCGAGACCGCGCAGCAGGCCGAGATCGCACAGATGCAGAAACTCCTCGACCGGCTCTAA